The Podospora bellae-mahoneyi strain CBS 112042 chromosome 7, whole genome shotgun sequence genome includes a window with the following:
- the SUR2 gene encoding Sphingolipid C4-hydroxylase sur2 (COG:I; EggNog:ENOG503NU84; BUSCO:EOG09262V3O), translating to MASSSNTTTASYPPLPPLPSYELKPLPDLLPFISDFWLSIILPHVAYWVVSGIFHLIDTYDLFPQYRLHTPEEISQRNLASRWEVARDVVLEQILQVATGAFLNLTEAKQMTGSEGYDVAVWARRIRIAQRALPNMLGLVGLNARGLSEKVALGGYPLLAGALAGGDYPFLTTELVVEGGKKAVMETVPAFAVWEVVLAKLMYWVVVPGFQMWIAVAVMDTWQYFWHRAMHVNKWMYTNWHARHHRLYVPYAYGALYNHPVEGFVMDTLGAGIGYKLSFMTNRMGMLFFVTSMMKTVDDHCGYKLPWDPLQHITSNNAAYHDIHHQSWGIKSNFSQPFFTIWDRWLGTKWEGDVQLKYERTRANAAAKDEKKRLAMGKERNGSVTMNGKVKAK from the exons atggcctcctcctcaaacacaaccaccgcctcctaccctcccctcccacccctacCATCCTACGAGCTAAAACCCCTCCCGGACCTCTTACCCTTCATCTCAGACTTTTGgctctccatcatcctcccccacgtCGCCTACTGGGTAGTCTCGGGCATCTTCCACCTCATCGACACGTACGACCTCTTCCCCCAGTACCGCCTGCACACGCCCGAGGAGATCTCGCAGCGCAACCTCGCCTCTCGGTGGGAGGTCGCGCGGGATGTTGTCTTGGAGCAGATCCTCCAGGTGGCGACGGGCGCGTTCTTGAACCTGACCGAGGCGAAGCAGATGACGGGGTCGGAGGGGTACGACGTGGCGGTGTGGGCGAGGCGGATCAGGATCGCGCAGAGGGCGCTGCCGAACATGCTCGGACTGGTGGGGTTGAACGCGAGGGGGCTGAGCGAGAAGGTTGCTTTGGGGGGGTACCCTCTGCTGGCGGGGGCGCTGGCGGGGGGGGATTACCCTTTTCTGACGACGGAGCTGgttgtggaaggggggaagaaggcggtgatggagacgGTGCCGGCGTTTGCGGTCTGGGAGGTTGTGCTGGCCAAGTTGATGTATTGGGTTGTTGTACCGGGTTTTCAGATGTGGATTGCGGTTGCAGTGATGGATACATGGCAGTATTTTTGGCATAGGGCTATGCATGTGAATAAGTGGATGTATA CAAACTGGCAcgcccgccaccaccgcctttACGTTCCCTACGCTTACGGCGCGCTTTACAACCACCCGGTCGAAGGCTTCGTCATGGACACGCTTGGAGCTGGCATTGGGTACAAGCTCTCGTTCATGACCAACAGGATGGGCATGTTGTTCTTTGTGACGAGCATGATGAAGACCGTCGACGACCACTGCGGGTATAAGCTCCCCTGGGACCCGCTGCAGCACATCACGAGCAACAATGCCGCCTACCACGACATTCACCACCAGAGCTGGGGCATCAAGTCCAACTTTTCCCagcccttcttcaccatctgGGATAGGTGGCTGGGGACcaagtgggagggggatgtgcAGCTCAAGTATGAAAGGACGAGGGCGAACGCGGCGgccaaggatgagaagaagaggttggcgatggggaaggaaaggaatGGGAGTGTGACGATGAATGGGAAGGTGAAGGCCAAGTGA
- a CDS encoding hypothetical protein (BUSCO:EOG09264U81; EggNog:ENOG503NVEU; COG:D; COG:Z): MIVYSDVIKTSGADEPLAFAPNDEIISDGYTLIPCNADEIDALAKKPAKTVGDVLGVDDEWERQPADVKAKKEAESILYFVRGERVTEAAANVDTGANASAEGGDDEGAEDTAKEVINVVSSGLLESTSFDKKSYMAYLKGYLKSTKQYIPWAQKNREENDWQWKALSAEEQEAEKKKVEQQIAIFEPKAMAFAKWIQANFKDLDFYTGASMNPDGMVILSNYMEDGVSPYFLFWKAGLKGQKC; this comes from the exons ATGATTGTCTACTCT GATGTGATCAAGACCTCCGGCGCCGACGAGCCCCTCGCCTTCGCCCCCAACGACGAGATTATCTCCGACGGTTACACCCTCATCCCCTGCAACGCCGACGAGATCGATGCCCTCGCCAAGAAGCCCGCCAAGACCGTCGGCGACGTCCTCGGTGTCGACGATGAGTGGGAGCGCCAGCCCGCCGacgtcaaggccaagaaggaggccgagtCCATCCTTTACTTTGTCAGAGGCGAGCGCGTGACCGAGGCTGCCGCCAACGTCG ACACCGGTGCCAACGCCTCcgccgagggtggtgacgACGAGGGTGCCGAGGACACCGCCAAGGAGGTCATCAACGTCGTCTCCTCCGGCCTCCTCGAGTCTACCTCTTTCGACAAGAAGTCCTACATGGCTTACCTCAAGG GCTACCTCAAGTCCACCAAGCAGTACATCCCCTGGGCCCAAAAGAACCGCGAGGAGAACGACTGGCAGTGGAAGGCCCTTTCCgccgaggagcaggaggccgagaagaagaaggtcgagCAGCAGATCGCCATCTTCGAGCCCAAGGCCATGGCCTTCGCCAAGTGGATCCAGGCCAACTTCAAGGACCTCGACTTTTACACCGGTGCCTCCATGAACCCCGATGGAAT ggtcatcctctccaactaCATGGAGGACGGTGTCTCCCCTTACTTCCTCTTCTGGAAGGCTGGCCTCAAGGGCCAAAAGTGCTAA
- a CDS encoding hypothetical protein (EggNog:ENOG503NVZ0), which translates to MPDYKDLLKNGWHPEKSGTSIKGSVKSLVGRGDDKNKYEHHTPRPLSSLQDPASFAPPPKRTNTGSISLQEQQQAAGEEEERERPKPPKPWSLNTTGLSTANLPPPPARRDVPSRPSSTSSTGGLGGPPPPPARSSPGVGQNPRAPPPALPPRLPPRSPAGGTNALDNLTKSISAASINKDPTVPKPNQGAMGRLAAAGVNVPGLGIGTASHPPPPPQPPRTSSPSSSSPYTGLAKAGLNHYRSSAPEQKASLRNAAANSLTQQPQDSTTQSSSPHTSLAKAGPNRYNNSAPEQKAALQSAAKTGYHRYQSATPEQKAAVQNAASSAVRGGLERYNSAATAPEQKAGVSGAATSMFSAAIAAKKKPPPPPPPAKKPQFLVGRNNTGEEGDAPPPIPLETRPF; encoded by the exons ATGCCAGACTACAAAGACTTGCTCAAAAACGGCTGGCACCCCGAGAAATCCGGGACCTCGATCAAGGGCTCAGTG AAATCTCTAGTCGGTCGCGGCGACGAT AAAAACAAATACGAGCACCACACCCCCCGCCCGCTCTCGTCTCTCCAAGACCCTGCCAGCtttgcccctcccccgaaaAGAACAAACACCGGCTCGATATCGTTGCAGGAACAGCAACAGGcagctggagaggaggaggaacgggAACGACCGAAGCCACCGAAGCCATGGTCGTTGAATACTACTGGTTTGTCGACCGCTAacctcccgcccccaccgGCAAGAAGGGATGTGCCGTCGCGGCCGTCTTCCACTTCTAGCAccggggggttgggaggaccgccgccgccaccagctcGTTCCTCCCCGGGAGTAGGACAAAACCCgcgagcaccaccaccagcattACCACCCCGTCTCCCGCCCCGGTCACCAGCAGGGGGAACGAACGCGCTGGATAACCTGACAAAGTCGATTTCTGCCGCGAGCATCAACAAAGACCCGACGGTCCCTAAACCGAATCAAGGAGCAATGGGGAGGTTAGCCGCCGCGGGTGTGAATGTCCCCGGTCTTGGCATCGGTACCgcttcccacccaccacctcccccacaaccGCCACggacatcctccccatcatcatcatcaccctaCACCGGTCTAGCAAAAGCTGGCCTCAACCACTACCGATCCTCCGCTCCCGAGCAAAAAGCCTCCCTCCGAAACGCTGCCGCAAACTCCCTtacccaacaacctcaagacAGCACCACGcaatcatcctccccccacacCTCTTTGGCAAAAGCAGGCCCCAACCGCTACAACAACTCCGCCCCGGAGCAAAAAGCTGCCCTCCAATCCGCTGCCAAGACGGGTTACCACAGATATCAGTCCGCCACACCGGAGCAAAAGGCTGCCGTCCAAAACGCGGCGTCGTCGGCTGTGAGGGGTGGTCTCGAGCGTTATAATAGTGCTGCCACAGCGCCGGAACAAAAGGCTGGTGTTTCGGGAGCAGCAACCTCGATGTTCTCGGCCGCGATagcagccaagaagaagccccctccacctcctcccccggccaAGAAGCCGCAGTttttggtggggaggaataatacgggggaggagggtgatgcgCCACCACCTATTCCGTTGGAGACAAGACCTTTCTGA
- a CDS encoding hypothetical protein (EggNog:ENOG503P5NE) — MSSIFRFSRHRGGGTPEPNGPKAVLQRIHEVFHPHHRHSSISFSQAEDTWADSQRRRLNITSTSDTTVNNSRPGLAIRTGSFWRNDPLRSAAAADDDDDGKLAPPSHDRHPVAQEDGSFSLQQSRHTSKSDKQSGQSSGVDTRSSSTTDPFSPSELLTLSDTIRSSLPDSLLFPDPSEPIQQLISFLEWALTAETTPPHHPSHDHRIEFNTIQHAHLDKLLSEILLTGKSLLPPTTTPNWPLSQCIDLADSLQRAWRRRFKERYFRIDESRTRQLLTKGGLQGVCWSDDNPCPSGDNSPSPVMPRQEQEKWRPRLEGRYNVYTLPLLSGREEDIGGHGNKSKYVRTGGLKEMHVKLITLVGKEVRVLRGYLLQSGIAPGVGVRFDGIWKLASYRHKLDLGTGEYKLELGLERVANGQRAMREVLKVPRPSQMDEWDLFEKLEADKVRQVQGEAASYAWRMQREEARVEREIWKRAHRFRESICSLGSGGSFVEGLGGMMRKRSEVVLKTVLPAPPGKVKGGGDEARKRVRMNSRASTVVYDVSTGEAWEEGEEEGVKRSSTRISWEDVLKDALEIAKGSVGEWGPGGGGSVDAGEM; from the exons atgtcctccatcttccGCTTCTCACGCcaccgcggcggcggcaccccAGAACCCAACGGCCCCAAGGCTGTCCTCCAAAGAATCCACGAAGtcttccacccccaccaccgacattcctccatctccttctcccaagcCGAGGATACATGGGCCGACTCGCAGCGGAGGCGCCTCAATATCACCAGCACGAGCGACACCACggtcaacaacagcaggcCGGGACTGGCTATCCGAACAGGAAGCTTCTGGCGGAACGACCCTCTCAGGAGCGCAGCAGccgccgacgatgatgatgacggcaaGCTTGCTCCCCCATCTCACGACAGGCACCCTGTAGCACAAGAAGACGGGAGTTTCTCCCTTCAGCAGTCAAGACACACTTCCAAGTCTGACAAACAGAGTGGTCAAAGTAGTGGTGTTGACACCCGCTCCA GCTCAACAACagaccccttctccccctccgaacTCCTGACCCTCTCGGACACAATccgctcctccctccccgactccctcctcttccccgaCCCCTCCGAACCCATCCAGCAGCTCATCTCCTTTCTCGAATGGGCCCTCACGGCAGAAaccacacccccccaccacccctcgcACGACCACCGAATCGAGTTCAACACCATACAGCATGCCCACTTGGACAAACTTTTGTCGGAAATTTTGCTCACTGGCAAATCCCTACTCCCCCCGACCACCACTCCCAACTGGCCGCTGTCTCAATGCATCGACCTGGCCGACTCGCTCCAGCGGGcctggaggcggaggttCAAAGAGAGGTACTTTCGGATTGACGAATCCCGAACCAGACAGCTCCTCACAAAGGGTGGGTTGCAGGGTGTTTGCTGGTCTGATGACAACCCCTGTCCTTCTGGGGATAACAGCCCGTCCCCGGTGATGCCgcggcaggagcaggagaagtGGCGGCCGAGATTGGAG GGGAGGTATAACGTTTACACGCTGCCGCTGTTGAgtggacgagaagaagataTTGGGGGGCATGGGAATAAAAGCAAGTATGTGAGGacgggggggttgaaggagatgCATGTCAAGCTGATTACGCtggtggggaaggaggtgagggttttgagggggtATTTGCTCCAGAGCGGGATCGCGCCGGGGGTGGGTGTGCGGTTTGATGGGATCTGGAAGCTGGCGAGTTATAGACATAAACTGGACTTGGGGACGGGGGAGTATAAGCTCgagctggggttggagagggtggcgaATGGGcagagggcgatgagggaggtgttgaaggtgCCGAGGCCGAGCCAGATGGATGAGTGGGACTTATTTGAGAAGTTGGAGGCTGACAAGGTGAGGCAGGTGCagggggaggcggcgagCTATGCTTGGAGgatgcagagggaggaggcgagggtggagagggagatatGGAAGAGGGCGCATAGGTTCAGGGAGAGCATTTGTTCTTTGGGGTCTGGGGGGTCGTTTGTGGAGGGTctgggggggatgatgaggaagaggagtgAGGTTGTTTTGAAGACCGTTTTGCCTGCGCCGCCGGGGAAGgtgaagggagggggggatgaggctaggaagagggtgaggatgaatAGTAGGGCTAGTACGGTTGTTTATGATGTTAGTACTGGGGAagcgtgggaggagggggaggaggagggggtgaagaggtcGTCGACGAGGATTAGCTGGGAGGATGTGTTGAAGGATGCTTTGGAGATTGCGAAGGGGAGTGTAGGGGAGTGGGGGCCGGGTGGGGGGGGCTCTGTAGATGCAGGAGAGATGTAG
- a CDS encoding hypothetical protein (EggNog:ENOG503NWQF; COG:S), with product MSETMPSTAEEQHDPAASLQKIQTLLSAKDDTSRFVGLALLKSVLDNTPELRANEDGIASLWNSIPVKFLDRLIRTGSKQQAKGTNDMLDLAVSVLHTFTVLLPEKSKQESKLVNRIPQLVACLLYCSDETTKLVLETLVSLVNQPEGAEVFDSIDDLSTLTEIAPSQPLVLDTLYYAWLGAMATTADKKALRAKIDQAIGSLVISFKGTDGVTLLKFLGNFLPRLDPELLPPNPKWLTPLAKFVRDLVISRPTADGRAAFANLSAALLESYPVQSPQLLFADDVDSKSTATSESPFAFLLVNLLLIDIRSTIPTLLGQLNSSSYSITAQRLTSAYNVVSNFMGYLLRTLEALDSGESSNNQWIMKPDLLLKLRTSISETMSLTAEYLRDRWDASIAGAMGLHPEARTGAANESGISHFVLTWDSKSVHSSQDPLILAAIRTLAIWLREDDGEQLRKEAAGLSDMFVELYQTSSSPEKGLDFRRPVLVAFEGILEERKGREAFLENGGWQALVNDLGNILQASSTTSDENEAARGVEIVRNLLQIAEAEQPGTREDWMDLVTKTAAWVVPDEKQPPMVEEFQVAVLQLATALLVNAHPGLRRRYTHSTTAIVGIANQLRDKVKRDEGLVEALSDVLETLTALRQ from the exons ATGAGTGAAACGATGCCATCAACAGCTGAGGAACAGCATGATCCAGCTGCCTCGCTACAAAAAATCCAGACCCTACTCAGCGCAAAGGACGACACATCTCGATTCGTTGGGCTGGCACTGCTTAAGTCTGTCCTCGATAATACACCAGAACTAAGGGCAAACGAAGATGGAATTGCCAGCTTGTGGAACAGTATTCCCGTAAAGTTCCTGGATCGTCTGATTCGGACCGGTTCGAAACAGCAAGCAAAAGGCACCAATGATATGTTGGATCTTGCTGTTTCTGTCCTCCACACCTTCACTGTGCTATTACCGGAGAAGTCAAAACAGGAGAGCAAGTTGGTAAACAGGATACCTCAGTTGGTGGCTTGTCTTTTGTACTG TTCTGATGAAACTACTAAATTGGTCCTTGAGACTCTTGTGAGCCTAGTTAACCAGCCTGAGGGTGCTGAGGTCTTTGACTCTATAGACGACTTGTCGACTTTGACTGAGATTGCACCTTCTCAGCCTCTCGTCCTGGACACTTTGTATTACGCATGGCTAGGTGCCATGGCTACAACAGCAGACAAGAAGGCTCTGCGCGCCAAGATTGACCAGGCCATCGGATCACTGGTCATTTCTTTCAAAGGCACTGATGGCGTCACTTTGTTGAAGTTTTTGGGAAATTTTCTTCCAAGACTCGACCCAGAGCtgctcccacccaaccccaaatgGCTTACACCACTGGCCAAGTTCGTGAGAGACCTTGTCATCAGTCGTCCTACTGCCGACGGCCGCGCAGCTTTtgccaacctctccgccgcTCTCCTCGAGTCTTACCCAGTACAATCGCCTCAACTTCTCTTTGCCGACGATGTTGACAGCAAATCAACAGCTACAAGCGAAAGTCCATTTGCGTTTTTACTAGTCAACCTACTTCTCATCGACATTCGCTCGACGATACCGACTCTTTTAGGGCAGCTAAACAGCTCATCCTACAGCATAACAGCTCAGCGGCTCACCTCTGCCTATAATGTTGTCTCCAACTTTATGGGCTATCTCCTCCGAACACTGGAGGCGTTAGACAGCGGTGAAAGCAGCAACAATCAGTGGATCATGAAGCCTGACTTGCTGCTCAAGCTTCGCACATCCATCTCCGAAACCATGTCACTCACGGCCGAATACCTTCGTGACCGCTGGGACGCCTCGATAGCTGGTGCCATGGGCTTGCATCCCGAAGCACGAACCGGGGCTGCCAACGAAAGCGGCATTTCACATTTTGTTCTGACGTGGGACTCCAAGAGTGTACACTCCAGCCAAGACCCATTGATACTTGCAGCCATCAGAACACTGGCAATTTGGCTGAGAGAAGACGATGGCGAACAGCTAAGAAAAGAAGCAGCCGGGTTAAGCGACATGTTTGTCGAGCTCTATcaaaccagcagcagccctgAGAAAGGTCTAGACTTTAGAAGACCAGTCCTCGTGGCATTCGAGGGAATcttggaagaaagaaaaggcagAGAAGCCTTTTTGGAAAATGGAGGGTGGCAAGCACTGGTCAACGATCTCGGCAACATCCTTCAAGCCAGTTCAACGACAAGTGATGAAAACGAGGCCGCACGAGGGGTGGAGATTGTGAGGAACTTGCTTCAGATTGCCGAGGCGGAACAACCGGGCACTCGGGAGGACTGGATGGACTTGGTCACTAAGACGGCAGCGTGGGTGGTTCCGGATGAGAAGCAGCCGccgatggtggaggagttccAGGTGGCCGTGCTGCAGCTTGCCACGGCGCTGTTGGTGAATGCCCATCCGGGTCTTCGCAGGAGGTACACTCATTCTACCACTGCGATTGTTGGCATTGCGAACCAGCTGCGGGacaaggtgaagagggatgaggggctggtggaggcCCTCTCGGATGTACTCGAGACTTTGACCGCGTTGCGTCAGTGA
- the GEF2 gene encoding chloride channel (COG:P; EggNog:ENOG503NU7S): MFALSASLLVKEYAVYAKHSGIPEIKTVLGGFIIRRFLGLWTLITKSLGLVLAVASGMWLGKEGPLVHVACCCANLFIKLFPSINNNEARKREVLSAAAASGISVAFGSPIGGVLFSLEQLSYYFPDKTMWQSFVCAMTAAMVLEAFDPFRSGKLVMYQVTYSSVWHGFELVPFVLLGLLGGVYGGLFIKANMWVARWRKSATWLPGPVIQVVAVAILTALLNYPNNYMRAQCSDLVSNLFSECSKLTDDQFGLCKTGAASAGTIILLIFAAVLGFFLAAITFGLQIPAGIILPSMAIGALVGRAIGIIMEIWQHNHPNFIAFRSCEPDVPCITPGTYAIIGAAAALGGVTRMTVSIVVIMFELTGALTYVLPIMVAVMISKWVGDAFSRRGIYESWIHFNEYPYLDNSEEIPIPDIPASQIMTRIEDLVVLTATGHTIASLTAVMEQHPYRGFPVVSDPRDAILLGYISRAELAYILHASTQPPRLLPPETEAFFAHQPLADPRTTLDLRQWMDQTPLTLPRGSRLHLAVSYFQKLGLRYVMFVDRGVLQGLLTKKDVWYVLNGAEETRRTAGRGEPMGGGVAREGGDGEREGLLGVGRGEEEVEVVSPIGDGGSNLL; the protein is encoded by the exons ATGTTTGCGCTGTCGGCGAgtttgttggtgaaggagtaTGCTGTTTATGCTAAGCATTCTGGTATTCCTGAGATCAAGACGGTGCTGGGTGGGTTTATTATCaggaggtttttggggttgtggaCGTTGATTACGAAgagcttggggttggtgttaGCGGTGGCTTCGGGGATGtggttggggaaggaggggccGCTGGTGCAtgttgcttgttgctgtgcGAACTTGTTTATCAAGTTGTTTCCGAGTATTAATAACAATGAGG CTCGAAAACGAGAGGTCTTGTCCGCTGCTGCGGCTTCGGGGATATCAGTTGCTTTTGGGTCACCCATCGGGGGTGTGCTCTTCAGTCTTGAGCAACTGTCGTACTATTTCCCCGACAAGACCATGTGGCAGAGCTTTGTGTGTGCCATGACAGCTGCCATGGTGTTGGAAGCTTTTGACCCGTTTCGATCGGGGAAGCTGGTCATGTACCAGGTGACCTACAGCTCGGTGTGGCACGGCTTTGAGCTTGTCCCgttcgtcctcctcggtcttCTCGGGGGGGTGTATGGAGGGCTGTTCATCAAAGCAAACATGTGGGTTGCAAGATGGAGAAAGTCGGCAACCTGGCTTCCTGGCCCGGTCATCCAAGTAGTTGCCGTGGCGATTTTGACGGCCCTTCTCAACTACCCCAACAACTACATGCGAGCCCAGTGCTCCGATCTTgtctccaacctcttctccgaGTGCTCAAAGCTCACAGACGACCAATTCGGCCTCTGCAAAACAGGCGCCGCCTCAGCAGGCAcaatcatcctcctcatcttcgccGCGGTCCTGGGCTTCTTCCTGGCGGCCATCACTTTTGGTCTTCAAATCCCCGCCGGtatcatcctcccctccatgGCCATTGGCGCCCTCGTCGGCCGCGCGATAGGCATCATCATGGAAATCTGGcaacacaaccaccccaacttTATCGCCTTTCGCTCCTGCGAACCGGACGTGCCGTGCATAACCCCCGGCACCTATGCCATCAtcggtgccgccgccgccctgggCGGTGTCACTCGGATGACTGTGTCAATAGTAGTCATCATGTTTGAGCTCACCGGCGCCCTGACATATgtcctccccatcatggTCGCGGTGATGATCTCAAAATGGGTAGGCGACGCGTTTTCCCGGAGGGGGATTTATGAATCCTGGATTCACTTCAACGAGTACCCCTACCTCGACAACAGCGAGGAGATACCGATTCCTGACATCCCGGCAAGCCAAATCATGACTCGGATTGAGGATTTGGTTGTTCTGACTGCTACGGGGCATACGATTGCTAGCTTgacggcggtgatggagcAGCATCCGTATCGTGGCTTTCCGGTTGTGTCGGACCCGAGGGATGCGATTTTGCTGGGGTATATTTCCAGGGCGGAGCTGGCGTATATTTTGCATGCGTCGACGCAGCCACCGAGGTTGTTACCCCCAGAGACGGAGGCGTTTTTTGCGCATCAGCCGTTGGCTGATCCAAGGACTACGTTGGATTTGAGGCAGTGGATGGATCAGACGCCGCTTACGCTGCCTAGGGGGAGTAGGTTGCATTTGGCGGTGTCGTACTTTCAgaagttggggttgaggtaTGTGATGTTTGTGGATAGGGGGGTGTTGCAGGGGTTGTTGACTAAGAAGGATGTTTGGTATGTGCTTAatggggcggaggagacgaggaggacggcggggaggggggaaccGATGGGTGGCggggtggcgagggaggggggcgatggggagagggaggggttgttgggggttgggaggggggaggaggaggttgaggtggttaGTCCgattggggatgggggaagtAACCTTTTgtga
- a CDS encoding hypothetical protein (EggNog:ENOG503P4B1; COG:O): MGKKDNKSGGGGGSKDAGKGGKGGKGKGGGGDDSGGKQQKGAQSINVRHILCNKMGEAEKAIERLQNGESFNTVAMEMSQDKARSGGSLGWKTKGSLLPEFEKVAYELPTSTTNKPSWGMAKTSEGYHVIMVEGRK; this comes from the exons ATGGgcaaaaaagacaacaaatccggcggaggaggaggcagcaAAGACGCCGGGAAGGGTGGGAAAggtgggaagggaaagggaggtggcggtgatGACAGTGGAGGGAAGCAGCAAAAGGGCGCCCAGAGCATCAACGTTAGACATATTCTT TGCAACAAAATGGGCGAGGCAGAAAAAGCCATCGAGCGGCTCCAGAACGGTGAGAGCTTCAACACTGTCGCGATGGAGATGTCGCAGGATAAGGCCAGGTCCG GAGGATCACTAGGCTGGAAAACAAAGGGGTCATTGCTGCCCGAGTTTGAAAAGGTGGCTTACGAACTACCCACCAGCACGACCAACAAGCCAAGCTGGGGGATGGCCAAGACGTCCGAGGGATATCATGTCATCATGGTCGAGGGACGCAAGTAG
- the RPS12 gene encoding 40S ribosomal protein S12 (BUSCO:EOG09265CN0; EggNog:ENOG503P1R7; COG:J), with protein sequence MSDVEETQQVADVEVEVSAEATKGQMSVLDALKGVLKLSLMHDGLARGLREASKALDRRQAHMCVLNESCEEEAYKKLVIALCSEHKIPLIKVPDGKQLGEWAGLCVLDREGNARKVVNCSCVVVKDWGEESQERSILLDYFQSEA encoded by the exons ATG TCGGACGTAGAAGAGACTCAGCAGGTTGCCGacgtcgaggtcgaggtttCGGCCGAGGCCACCAAGGGCCAGATGTCTGTCCTTGACGCTCTCAAGGGTGTTCTCAAGCTCTCCCTCATGCACGACGGTCTCGCCCGCGGTCTCCGTGAGGCTTCCAAGGCCCTCGACCGCCGCCAGGCCCACATGTGCGTCCTCAACGAGTCctgcgaggaggaggcctACAAGAAGCTCGTCATTGCCCTCTGCTCCGAGCACAAGATCCCTCTGATCAAGGTTCCCGATGGAAAGCAATTGGGCGAGTGGGCTGGTCTCT GCGTCCTCGACCGTGAGGGTAACGCCCGCAAGGTTGTCAACTGCTCTTGCGTCGTCGTTAAGGACTGGGGTGAGGAGTCGCAGGAGcgctccatcctcctcgactaCTTCCAGTCTGAGGCTTAA
- the RPS22 gene encoding 40S ribosomal protein S22 (COG:J; EggNog:ENOG503P2XK) translates to MVRTSVLHDALNSINNAEKAGKRQVLIRPSSKVIVKFLRVMQKHGYIGEFEEIDDHRSGKIVVQLNGRLNKCGVISPRYNVRLSELEKWVVKLLPARQFGYVILTTSAGIMDQEEARRRHVSGKIIGFFY, encoded by the exons ATGGTCCGCACTTCCGTCCTCCACGATGCCctcaacagcatcaacaacgccgagAAGGCCGGCAAGCGCCAGGTCTTGATCCGCCCTTCCTCCAAGGTCATCGTCAAGTTCCTCCGGGTCATGCAGAAGCACG GCTACATTGGCGAGTTCGAGGAGATCGATGACCACCGCTCCGGCAAGATCGTTGTCCAGCTTAACGGCCG CCTCAACAAGTGCGGTGTCATCTCCCCCCGTTACAACGTCCGCCTCTCTGAGCTCGAGAAGTGGGTTGTCAAGCTCCTTCCCGCCCGTCAGTTCGGCTacgtcatcctcaccacctcggcCGGTATCATGGACCAGGAGGAGGCCCGTCGCCGCCACGTCTCTGGCAAGATCATTGGCTTCTTCTACTAG